GTCCGGTTTCAAGCGTGACATTGTGGTGTCGTTTGGCAAAGCCTTGCCAGAAAGCATTCCCGCACATGAATTGAAGCAGAAGGTGTTTGATTTATCGTTTGCGTCGTGGGAAGCGTATTCACACTTGATCGACCCGATTCCGGTGAATTGGTTAAGGGCTGCAAAGCGCATGAGTTTCCGCATGGCGGCGGCGGATGTGATCGGTGAACCCTTGAGCCATCACCGTTTTATGACGGCAGTATTCCGCTTTGCGGTGCTGATTAAAAAGCTTAGCCCGGAACAAAATATTGGCTTGTTATTACCGACCAGTGCGGGCGGGGCAATTGCGAATATGGCGGTGCTGACGCTGGGCAAAACCATTGTGAATCTGAATTACACCGCCAGTGGCGAGTCGATCCACAGCGCGGTGCAACAGGCAAGCTTGCAGCGGGTTTACACCTCCAAACGTTTTCTGGATAAGTTGAAAGAGCGTGGGATTGATATTCCGGCGATTTTGCCCGACACCCCGCTGACGTTTTTGGAAGATTTGAAAGCGAAAATCCCCAAACACCAATTGCTGACGACGCTGTTGATGGTGATGTTATTGCCGACCCGCTTGTTGCAGTGGCTGTATATTCCGAAAATTGATTTGGATGCGACGGCGGCGATTCTGTTTTCCAGTGGCAGCGAAGGTGCGCCCAAGGGCATCGAGCTTTCCCATCGCAATCTGGCGGTGAATGCGCGGCAGGTGGCGGATGCGCTGAATACGTTGGATAACGACGTGATCATGGGGACATTGCCGACGTTCCACGCCTTTGGTTTGCTGGCGAGTACCCTGATGCCGTTGTCGGAAGGCATTCCGATTGTGTGCCACCCTGACCCGACCGATGCGGTGAATATCGCCAAGGGCGTGGCGCGTTACGAGGCGACCTTGCTGTTTGGGACGGGGACGTTCCTGCGTTTGTATGCGAAAAATTCCCGCGTACAGCCGCTGATGTTCCAATCGTTGCGCTACGTGGTGGCGGGGGCAGAAAAATTGGCACCGGAAGTGCGCCGCCTGTTCCTTGACAAATTCGGCAAGAAATTGCTGGAAGGTTATGGCGCAACCGAAACCTCACCCGTTGCTGCCGTCAACTTGCCCGATCAGCTTGATACCCGTTACTGGAAAGTGCAGGCGGCGAACCGCGAAGGCACGGTGGGTTTGCCATTGCCGGGGACGAGTTTCCGCATTGTCGATCCGAATACGCTGGAAACTTTACCAACGGGTGCGGATGGCTTAATCCTCATCGGTGGTCCGCAAGTCATGAAAGGCTATTTGAATGCGCCGGAAAAAACCGCGCAAGCGATTGCCGAACTTGACGGGCAACGCTGGTATAAAACCGGCGATAAAGGGCATATGGATGAAGACGGCTTCCTCACCATCGTTGACCGCTATTCGCGCTTCGCCAAATTGGGCGGGGAAATGGTGAGCCTGACGGCGGTGGAACAGCAAGTGCGGCAAATTTTGGGTGATGCGGAACTGGAATTGGTCGCGGTCAATTTGCCCGATGATAAAAAAGGCGAAAAGATCGTGTTGCTGATGGCGGGCGCGTATGACGAGGCGGCGGTGAAACGGCAGTTGTTGGGTGGCGGCATGAATCCGCTGATGATTCCGGCGACGATTCGCAGTCTGGCAGAGATTCCCAAACTGGGCAGTGGCAAAACCGATTTTGGAACAGCGCGGCAAGTGGCGCTAAGCGTTATTTAATTTATTATTCCTCAAGGGAGTTTCCCGATGCTGAAAGTCAGAAGTGTTGACCCATTGCAAGCGATTCAATGGTTTAAGCAGGGTTGGCAGGTGTTTATGTCAAACCCGGCAACTTGGGCGCTGATGGGTTTGTTGTTCGGCATCATCGTGTTGGGACGCTTGTTACCCTTCATCGGTAGTTTGTTAATAAATTTGGTTATGCCTCTATTGGTTGGTGGAATGTTGTTGGCGGTCAAGCAAGCGTACACCGGCAAAACGGTTAAAATAGACGATGCACTCAATGTGTTGAAAAATGAGCCTATCCGTAATCAGTTGTTGACAGTGGGCGTACTCATGATTGGAGCGAGCTTTGTTGCTACCTTGCTGGGCAAGCTGTTGGTGGGCGACATGATTATGATGGATGACATTACTGGGTTTTCCACGTTGAATATCAATAGCAGCAAGTTGATTTTCCTACTGATGATTAGTTTGGGCACGGGGATGTTATTTGCCTACGCACCTGCACTGGTTGTTTTTGAAGGCATGACGGCGGTGGCTGCGGTCAAAGCCAGCTTTCAAGGCGCATGGGCTAACGCTTTACCATTCGTGATATTCGCGTTGATTTATCTAGGTTTGACATTTTTAGCGGCGATTCCACTCATGTTAGGGTTTATTGTGCTGATTCCAGTCATGATGGGTGCGGTGTATGCCAGCTACAAGGATATTTTTGGATGATGGAAAAGCGTCTGGTAGCGAATACGGGCATTGCGGTGAGTCCTCTGGGCTTGGGAACGGTGAAGTTCGGGCGCAATCAGGGGGTGAAATACCCGCAAGGCTTTGAATTGCCCACGGATCGCGAGGTGCGGGAATTGCTCGCGCTGGCGTTCGATCTTGGGATTAACTTGCTGGATACCGCGCCTGCTTACGGCTTGAGTGAAGCACGTATTGGCAAGTTATTGCCGAATGCCCGTCACGAATGGGTGATCGAAACCAAAGTGGGGGAACGGTTTGCCGATGGCGAATCCCACTTTGATTTCAGCGCCGCAGGGACGCGCCAGAGCGTGGAAAACAGCCTACGTTTGCTGAAAACCGATTACCTCGACATGGTGCTGATTCATTCGGACGGTGATGATGTGCGGATTTTGCGCGAGGAAGCGGTGCTGGATACGCTGTTAGCCATGCAGCAGCAAGGCTGGATTCGCACGGTGGGCATTTCCTCCAAAACGGTGGAAGGCGCATTGCTGGCGTATGAACTCGGCTGTGATGTGGTGATGGCGGCTTACAATCCGGTGTATACCGATGAATTGCCCGTGCTGGAAGCAGCGGCGGCGCAACACAAAGCGGTGCTGGTGAAAAAAGCCTTTGCCAGCGGGCATTTGGATAAGCTCGGCGCAAGCAGCGGCAATCCAGTGGAACAAGCATTGGCGTTTATTTTTGCCCAGCAAGGTGTCACCAGTGTGGTGCTGGGGACGTTGAATCCCAAGCACCTGCGGGACAATGTGGCAATCGCTACCGCTTTACTGAATGAATGAGGCGGTAGTGTTTTTTGCTGAGTTCTAGCCCAAACCAGCGTTCCAGATGCAGCATCCACCCGTGTTTTTGTTGTTTGCGAGTGGGGCGATACGCGGGGTTGGTTTGAAATAAACCAGCGGCGGCGGGGAGCCAATCTTGTACCACAGCCGGGTGAGTGCCGTTGAATTCGCGCAAAATGCGGGCATCCATCTCGCGGTAATCAATTGCGGCATTGCGTTTGTTCCAATATTTTTCCACCCAACTGGCTTTGAGGTTCATTTGCGCTTCGCTTCTGATCCAGCCGTAGTGGTAGATGGTTGCGCCAGTGTGCGCGGCGTTGGGGTAACGCCCGTGTTTGTTGGAGGCTAAGACCAGCCAAAACAAACCGTCGGGGGCGTAACTTCTGACCGAGGCTTTAATGATGCTTGGGGCGCGGCGATACCAGCCCGGCGACCACAAATAGGTGTTGGCATTGCCGTAAAAGTGCAGGTAATCAAAGGTTAGGGCTTCGACGCGCTCATCGTGCAGGTGTTGTTGCATACTGGCTTGAATGCGCGGCAAGTCGTTTTCATGCACCACTTCATCCGCTTCCAGGTAGAAAATCCAGTCGCCAGTGCAGGCAAATTGCGCGATCATTTTTTGTTGCCCGTAGACGTAACCTTTGACACGCATGTGGTCATTCCACACCGTTTCGATAATGCGGATTTTGGGTTCGTGGAGGTCGCGGAGAATTTGCAAGGTATCGTCTTCGCTTTGCCCGACCACAATGACGAATTCATCCACAATCGGCAGCACGGATTGGATGGAGGCGATAAACGGGTACCCCAGAATTTGCCCGTTGCGAATAAATGTACACCCGCTGACTTTCACGGTTTACCCCCGCCGTAACGTTGTTGTTCTAACAGTTTGGCGTATTTGAGGTAAGACCCCAGTGCATTCAGTAATGAAATCGTCAAGCCATCAAAGCCGCAGCCGATACCGCCTTTCAGCAGGTAATTTTTGAGAAACGCAAACAGCCCGTGCAAGGGGGGCGCGAACACGCTGACTTTTTTCTTGCCTGCCTGATCGAGCGCATACTGAGTGGAATATTTATTTAGCTTGTGGAGCATGTCGTGGTAGTCGGTGTAGGAGTAATGGATGATGTGCGCATCCAAGGCGGTGTGGCGGTTGGTTTCGACTTTTTCATGGCATTGTGCGGCGGAAAACTGGGCGTGTTCGCGGTTAAATAAACGCACCACTTGGTCGGGATACCATGAAGTACAGCGTATCCATTTGCCATGAAACAGGTTTTTGCGGCGCAAGCTGTACGCTGCATCAGGGTGTTTGGCGAGGTCAAGCTGTTGGATGGGGTTGACGGCATCGGTATCCAAGCGTTCATCCGCATCCAAACTCAATACCCATGCATGATGGCAGTGGCTTAGCCCGTGGTTTTTTTGGGGGCCGTAACCTAAAAATGCTTGTGGGTAGACAGTTGCGCCCATTTCGGTGGCAATCGCTACGGTTGCATCGGTGCTGAGTGAATCGACGACGATGATTTCATCGCAAACTGGCCACAGTGATTCGAGGCAGGCGCGAATATGCCGTTCCTCGTTATACGTAATCACGAGTCCGCTAATCTTGGTCATGGGGGCGATCCGGTTGGGTTAGGGTGAGCCAGTCACGCACGGCGGCAGCAATCCTGCCGGGGTCAATGTGTGTCAGGCATTCGCTGACACCGTGTTGATTATTGCAACCGGCTTGCCCGCAAGGTACGCAGGGGAGAGCGGCTTGAAATACGGTGATATTGCCGTAAGTTTGCGCCGCTTGGCTGACTGTCGCGGCACGCTGCAAGGCATTGCTCCAAGGCGACCACAGCGGCAGCAAGGTGGGGCCAAAAATCGCAAAAATGCGTTTGTTTTGGGCAGCCGCAATGTGCATATTCAGGGTGTCACCGCCGACGTAAGCGAGGGCGAGATCGCTGAGGGCGATGTATTCATCCAGACTGGTTGCGCCGATGAAATCGTACACACGCTCTAGCGTCGGTAACGCGGCTTTGATGTGCTGATCCAGCGCGGTGCTTGCGCCCGTGACCACAATGGCAATGCCCAAGCGGTGCAGGTGCGCTAACAATTGATGGCGCAGGTTTTCCGGGTAAATCTTGTAACCGTACTGGGCGGAAGGGTGAAAAATAATAAAGCGTTCAATGCCGTGTGCGCGGAGTTTTTCCAGCATGGCTGCTTTGGCTTGCGGGGAATAATGCACTTGGCATTCCACTGTGCTAAGGGGGATTCCTAACGGGCGTAAAGCTTGCAGATTATTGAGGACGACGTGCTGGTGTGGGTCTAGGGTGTAATAGCCGGTCAGTAGTTGCTTTTTCCACCCGCTTTTGCGCGGTTTGGCATCTACCGCACTAATGGCTTGCCGCCCGAATAAGCGGGCATACAACACGCTGCTATCGGTGGTGGTTAGGGAAATTGCCAGATCGTAGCGTTGCCATAATTGGCGGAGCAAGGCGATTTGCTGGCGCAAACGTTGCCTAAGCGGTAGCTTTTTCCATTGGTACGAATACACATGGATGCGTTGCACCGGCTGCAAGGCTTTGGCAATGCCGAGGGTATCGTCGTTGACCAACAGTTCGATGCTGGCACCCGGATAATGCGCTGCCAGATGTTGCAGCAGTGGGGAGGCTAACAGCACATCGCCATTGGAACGCCGAATAATGACCAGAATGCGCTTCGGGGTCGACATTTTAGCGTGTCTCTGCCAAATAGGGACTGAGGTGTTGCATGAGGCATTCCACCACGCCTTGGTGTTGGGCGAAAAAGTTAGCGGCTTGTGCTCCGGCTTGCTGGCGGCTGGCGTTGTCTTGTAACCAGTTCAGGCATTGGGTGTATAGCGCGGTTTCATCCGCTACTTCGATTGCGCCGCCATTGGCGTACAAGGGGGGAAATAAGTCGGTGAAATTGTGCGTGTATTGCCCACTGAGCAGCGGTACGCCAAACGCGGCGGCTTCCAGCGGATTATGCCCGCCACGCGGTATTAAACTGCCGCCGATGAAGGCTATATCTGCCAGCGCATACCACAGCAGCAATTCGCCCATGCTATCACCTAGCAAAATTTGGGTAGTGCTACTGAGCGGTGTACCGGCGCTGCGGCGCACGGTGTTAAATTGTGCCGCGACACAGTGCTGATACACGGCCTCAAACCGTTCGGGGTGACGCGGCACGAGCACCAGTAATGCATTCGGGATAACTACTTCACACAAGCGGGCAAACACGCGCAACAGTGGTTCATCTTCACCGGCATGGGTGCTACCTGCCACGATTACCGGGCGTGTTCCCCAGGTTTGTTTGAGTGCTTGCGCGTTTTTCCGTAGATCGGCGGGAATTTGCAGGGCAAACTTCAGATTGCCACAGACACCTATCCGCGCCGCATCCGCCCCAAGTTGTTGGAAATAGTCTGCATCTTGCGTGCTTCTTGCGCCAATCCAGCGAATAGTGCCAAGGGTAGGGCGGGTCAACGCCTGAAGTTTGCGGTAACGTTGGAATGAGCGTTGCGACAACCGCGCATTCAGCAGCAGCAAGGGAATCTGCTGTCGCTGGCAAGCGTGATACAGATTCGGCCAGATTTCGGTTTCCATGATCAGCACCAGTTGCGGCTGTATCCGTTGCAACGTGCGTTGCAACGCACCGGGCAAATCGTAGGGGAAATAACTGTGCAATACCCGCGTGCCATACAGCCGTTTCACCGTGTCTGAGCCAGTAGGAGTGGTGGTGGTGATCCACAACTGATGGGTGGGGTGGGTGCGTAGCAAGTGTTCGACCAGCGGACGTGCCGCAATGGTTTCACCCACCGAGACGCTGTGTATCCAGATGCACGGTCGCGTGATGTCGGTACGTGCGGCGACGTAGCCGAAACGTTCCGCCAGCCGTTGCCGGTACGCAGATTGCTGGCGACTACGCCATAACAAACGCAGCACCATTACCGGCACCAACAGATAAAGAGCCAAAGTGTAGAAAACACGTGTCACGGATACAGGATTTCGTTTCAACCAAGATTTGCGGCATACTACAGGGCGTTTATTATAAATGGAATGGAGAATTCCCATGAAAAAAATCCTCATGTTACCGCTATTAGCGTTAGTTTTTACCCTCAGTGCTTGCGGCGAAAAAGCGAGTGCGCCCGCAACCGAAGCCGCTAAACCCGCCGCACAAACCACGCAGGCAAGCGCATCGACTGCACCTGCTCCCGCAACGGCACCCGTGGTTGCCGCTGGTGGACACCCCGGTCAGGCGATTCACGATGCTAATTGCATCGGTTGCCACGATTCCGGCGTCTATACCCGTGCTGACCGCAAGATGACGGATTTGACGATGTTGGCAGGGCAAGTGCGCCGCTGTGATGCCAACTTGGGCACAAAACTGTTCGATGAAGATTTGGATAATGTGACCGCCTTCCTGAACGAAACCTACTACAAATTCCCCAAGTAAGCCGCCCATGAAATACCGCGTCACCATTTTGCAAACCCCGTTTCAATTCGACGTCAGGGCAGGGGAAACGGTATTGCAAGCCGCTTTACGGCAAGACATTCCCGTGCCGTGGGGGTGTGGTGGCGGGGTATGTGGCGTGTGTCTGGGTAAAATCGTGTCAGGGGCAATGCATTACCCCGACGGCGAGCCGCTGGCGCTGTTTGAAGAAGACGCGGCGGCTGGCATGGGTCTATTCTGTGTGGGTTATCCCACCACCGACTTGGTGCTGGATGTGCCGGAAATGGGCACAGACGGGGAACCGTGGGAAGCCCAATAAGCATAAACCCCCAGTGCTAAAATCGGTAACAGCAAAGCGATTAGTAACCAATGTTGGCGTTTCATGCGCGTAACCCCTTTGCCCAAGCGTGCAGACGGTCGCGCCCGCGATACCACAACCACGTAATGCCAATGATCAAACTGCCCGACAAAATCAGTCCCACGCCAGTTGCCGCTAATCCGCCCATTGCCTGAAAATACAGAATCACAAAGCGTAACCCGATCAAAAATGTCACCACATTAAAGGTGCGTTGATGCCCGCTATTCCCGGCGTGCAGGGCATACAAAAACAGAATCGCCAGCGTCAGCAAGGGCGCTCGTAAATCATCGGCTTGCCAAAAACTCACCGCTTCCTGTGCTTCAGAGCCAAATAAGGTGTAACGGCTTTGCCCGCTGAACACTAAATCCGGGTGGTAATACAGCAATAACAAGCCCAATGCACCCAGCAATAACCCGCGATTGAGCCAACGGTATTCCGTGTGCAACACAATGCCGAGTGCCAATAGCCCTGCCATCACGTAAGCGGGCAGAAACCATGCCAGCGGATAATCCGCCAATTCCCCGCCCGAACGCGCAATATCCGCAAACGCTAACGCACAGATGGCACTGAGTTGAAACCAAAAAAACAGGCTACTGCGCAAGCTATACAACGCTTTCAGGTGCGTGGCTGCGTAATACAGCACCGCGCTTAGCAAGGGCGCGAGTAAGAACACCGCTGGCAGTTTTTCCAGCCATTGCCCGCTTTCCACACTGCTGGCAGTCACCAAACTCCAGCACATGCCTTGCACAAATAACGTTACCCAAAACAGCCGAGTCCATAAGTGCCGCGCAAACAAAATCAGTAAAAACGTGCTGAATGCCCAGAACAGCAGCGCGTGATACCACTTGCCGCTGACCTCAAAAATGTCCGCAATCAGCCCGATACTGGCTAAACACAGCACCAGAAAACCTGCCAGCAAGACCTCGAACCATACGCCGTGTTGCCGCTGCGGGTATTGCGTGTAAATACCGATGGCTAACAAACCCAGCAGGGCGAAATCCACCCCTAATTTGAAGCTATCGGGGATATGCGTCCAATTTGCAGCGATCAGGGAGAGGATGCCCAGCCCGATAATTGCTGCACCTAGCACCATGAAGCTGTACAGCCAGCCGTTGGTAGGTGGGCGTTGCTTGGCTTCAAAGTTGAGAATGTTGGCGTGTTGCGCGGGGGTGATGAGTCCGGCTTGTAGCCATTGATCCAATTTGTTATTACGCATTCCCATTCGGGTTTCTCACTGCTATTGTGTGGACAAGAGTGGTTAACCACTCGCGAGGAATTTCAGTATAACAATGATTAAACTACAGCAGGAAACACAAGCGGGAGCGTTAAACCTGCATTTGCAGGGTGAGTGGACGTTTGCGCAAGTTGCTGCGATTAAAATAACCTTGCAACAGGTTCAGCCGGTTGCGGGTACGCCGCTGGTGGTGGATGCACTAGCGGTGGCGCGGCTGGATGTAACCGCTGCTTGGTTTGTTTATCAGCAGGCGCAACGCTGGATGCGGCAAGGTTACAGCGTCCGTTTCGAGCATTTCCCCTCCGAATATTTAGGGTATTTTGAGAGTAAAGGGAAGGAAGGGAGCGTATACCATTCGCCTTCTTTATCGCTTTCTCATACGCTTACTACCCTGCGTTCCTTTGTCACTTTCTTCGGGCACAGCCTCGTCGCGCTCTTCACGTGTTTATTCTCCCCGCACTTATTCCGCATCCGCTCAATGTTCCATCACGTCTTTACCACCGGCGTGAGTGCGATTCCCATCGTGGCGTTGATTGCTTGCCTGATCAGCATTGTGATCACTTACCAAGGCGGCGGGCAATTGCGCGATTTGGGGGCGGAAATCTACACGGTGGATATGGTAGCGATTTCCGTGCTGCGCGAACTCGGCGTATTACTGACGGCGATCATGGTGGCAGGGCGGTCAGGCAGTGCGTTCGCGGCAGAAATTGGCTTGATGAAAACCAATCAGGAGGTGGATGCCTTGCAGGTGATGGGCAAAGACCCGTTCGTGATTCTGGTCGTGCCGCGCTTGGTGGCGTTGGTGATTGCCTTGCCTTTGTTGACGGTGTTGGCAAATATCATGGCGTTAGCGGCGGCGGCATTGATTTCATCGGTGATCTTGGATATTTCGTTTGTGCAATTTTTTGTGCGGGTATCGGAAAACGTGGATTTTCGTACCTTGGCGGCAGGTTTGATCAAAGCCCCGTTTTTTGCGTTGGTGATTGCCTTGATTGCGTGTTGGCAGGGAATGCGCGTCACGGGTTCCTCGGCTAGTTTGGGGGAACACACCACTAAAGCGGTGGTGGATGCGATTTTTGTGGTATTACTGTTGGATGCACTATTTTCGGTATTGTTTTATCGCTTGGGGTTTTAGGCGTGAAAACGTTAATTAGCATTCGCAAGCTCGTCAATCAATTCGGTACGCAGCGCGTGCACGACGATTTGAACCTTGATATTGCCCAAGGCGAAGTGTTGGGGATTGTCGGTGGCTCAGGGTCGGGCAAGTCGGTATTGTTGCGCACGATTCTAGGGTTGAACCCGCCTCACAGCGGGGAAATTTATTTTAATGATCAGGATTTAACTCGCTTGCCGCCCCATGAGTTGGTGCGTTTGAACCAGCAATGGGGGGTGATGTTTCAGCGGGGTGCGTTATTTTCATCATTAAGCGTGGGGGATAATATCCAGTTTCCGTTGCGCGAATTTTCCAGTTTGACAGCGCAAGAGTGCCATGCGTTGATGTTAGTGCGGCTGCAAATGGTGGGGTTGGATGCGACGGTGGTGCACAAATTTCCCGCTGAATTATCCGGTGGTATGGTGAAGCGCGTGGCTTTGGCGCGTGCCTTGGTGTTAGACCCGGTGGTACTGTTTCTGGATGAGCCGACTTCTGGGCTTGACCCGGTATCTGCCGATGAATTCGATGCGCTCATTAGCACCTTGCACCGGCACCTCAAGCTGACGGTTGTCATGGTGACGCATGATCTGAACAGTTTATTCTCAACCTGTGAGCGCATCGCTATGCTGGTGGAT
The DNA window shown above is from Candidatus Thiothrix sulfatifontis and carries:
- a CDS encoding lipopolysaccharide heptosyltransferase, with product MSTPKRILVIIRRSNGDVLLASPLLQHLAAHYPGASIELLVNDDTLGIAKALQPVQRIHVYSYQWKKLPLRQRLRQQIALLRQLWQRYDLAISLTTTDSSVLYARLFGRQAISAVDAKPRKSGWKKQLLTGYYTLDPHQHVVLNNLQALRPLGIPLSTVECQVHYSPQAKAAMLEKLRAHGIERFIIFHPSAQYGYKIYPENLRHQLLAHLHRLGIAIVVTGASTALDQHIKAALPTLERVYDFIGATSLDEYIALSDLALAYVGGDTLNMHIAAAQNKRIFAIFGPTLLPLWSPWSNALQRAATVSQAAQTYGNITVFQAALPCVPCGQAGCNNQHGVSECLTHIDPGRIAAAVRDWLTLTQPDRPHDQD
- a CDS encoding glycosyltransferase family 2 protein; this translates as MKVSGCTFIRNGQILGYPFIASIQSVLPIVDEFVIVVGQSEDDTLQILRDLHEPKIRIIETVWNDHMRVKGYVYGQQKMIAQFACTGDWIFYLEADEVVHENDLPRIQASMQQHLHDERVEALTFDYLHFYGNANTYLWSPGWYRRAPSIIKASVRSYAPDGLFWLVLASNKHGRYPNAAHTGATIYHYGWIRSEAQMNLKASWVEKYWNKRNAAIDYREMDARILREFNGTHPAVVQDWLPAAAGLFQTNPAYRPTRKQQKHGWMLHLERWFGLELSKKHYRLIHSVKR
- a CDS encoding ABC transporter ATP-binding protein, giving the protein MKTLISIRKLVNQFGTQRVHDDLNLDIAQGEVLGIVGGSGSGKSVLLRTILGLNPPHSGEIYFNDQDLTRLPPHELVRLNQQWGVMFQRGALFSSLSVGDNIQFPLREFSSLTAQECHALMLVRLQMVGLDATVVHKFPAELSGGMVKRVALARALVLDPVVLFLDEPTSGLDPVSADEFDALISTLHRHLKLTVVMVTHDLNSLFSTCERIAMLVDKHVVVGTLPEILANPHPQIQQYFSGVRAQTLMRKP
- a CDS encoding DUF2157 domain-containing protein, with product MRNNKLDQWLQAGLITPAQHANILNFEAKQRPPTNGWLYSFMVLGAAIIGLGILSLIAANWTHIPDSFKLGVDFALLGLLAIGIYTQYPQRQHGVWFEVLLAGFLVLCLASIGLIADIFEVSGKWYHALLFWAFSTFLLILFARHLWTRLFWVTLFVQGMCWSLVTASSVESGQWLEKLPAVFLLAPLLSAVLYYAATHLKALYSLRSSLFFWFQLSAICALAFADIARSGGELADYPLAWFLPAYVMAGLLALGIVLHTEYRWLNRGLLLGALGLLLLYYHPDLVFSGQSRYTLFGSEAQEAVSFWQADDLRAPLLTLAILFLYALHAGNSGHQRTFNVVTFLIGLRFVILYFQAMGGLAATGVGLILSGSLIIGITWLWYRGRDRLHAWAKGLRA
- a CDS encoding 2Fe-2S iron-sulfur cluster-binding protein produces the protein MKYRVTILQTPFQFDVRAGETVLQAALRQDIPVPWGCGGGVCGVCLGKIVSGAMHYPDGEPLALFEEDAAAGMGLFCVGYPTTDLVLDVPEMGTDGEPWEAQ
- a CDS encoding AMP-binding protein — translated: MQPTTHLYGLIVVIVSLLLSPVLQHWVARPVAVLLLVLPFVLLSAVTFRRAGCTRADWVAVRYHDDLWLTLMGKAVFWGILLALLAIYPAHWAWLGLTVIGLLIGVQIARNLSATHIETGLIPVGALGIMGSMIVLGWQLSPPLLAALLLFLGVMGGIFVAPLHALLRYHVPVAQQPKATVIDHLVQSVVMLAFVGVAALLAWQGLGDALLMTILTVITAAGALYTLYHMPQSLLRFVFSRLFRARYRLKVLGFEHLPASGGVLLLGNHISFIDWALVQMANPRQLHFVIEKGYYERWYLKGFLNGFGVIPISSGASADSLEKVTEMLKAGEVVCLFPEGTISRTGQLSEFKRGYEKAVKGTGAVIVPFYLHGLWGSRFSRSSGFLRENRQSGFKRDIVVSFGKALPESIPAHELKQKVFDLSFASWEAYSHLIDPIPVNWLRAAKRMSFRMAAADVIGEPLSHHRFMTAVFRFAVLIKKLSPEQNIGLLLPTSAGGAIANMAVLTLGKTIVNLNYTASGESIHSAVQQASLQRVYTSKRFLDKLKERGIDIPAILPDTPLTFLEDLKAKIPKHQLLTTLLMVMLLPTRLLQWLYIPKIDLDATAAILFSSGSEGAPKGIELSHRNLAVNARQVADALNTLDNDVIMGTLPTFHAFGLLASTLMPLSEGIPIVCHPDPTDAVNIAKGVARYEATLLFGTGTFLRLYAKNSRVQPLMFQSLRYVVAGAEKLAPEVRRLFLDKFGKKLLEGYGATETSPVAAVNLPDQLDTRYWKVQAANREGTVGLPLPGTSFRIVDPNTLETLPTGADGLILIGGPQVMKGYLNAPEKTAQAIAELDGQRWYKTGDKGHMDEDGFLTIVDRYSRFAKLGGEMVSLTAVEQQVRQILGDAELELVAVNLPDDKKGEKIVLLMAGAYDEAAVKRQLLGGGMNPLMIPATIRSLAEIPKLGSGKTDFGTARQVALSVI
- a CDS encoding MlaE family lipid ABC transporter permease subunit; amino-acid sequence: MIKLQQETQAGALNLHLQGEWTFAQVAAIKITLQQVQPVAGTPLVVDALAVARLDVTAAWFVYQQAQRWMRQGYSVRFEHFPSEYLGYFESKGKEGSVYHSPSLSLSHTLTTLRSFVTFFGHSLVALFTCLFSPHLFRIRSMFHHVFTTGVSAIPIVALIACLISIVITYQGGGQLRDLGAEIYTVDMVAISVLRELGVLLTAIMVAGRSGSAFAAEIGLMKTNQEVDALQVMGKDPFVILVVPRLVALVIALPLLTVLANIMALAAAALISSVILDISFVQFFVRVSENVDFRTLAAGLIKAPFFALVIALIACWQGMRVTGSSASLGEHTTKAVVDAIFVVLLLDALFSVLFYRLGF
- the waaA gene encoding lipid IV(A) 3-deoxy-D-manno-octulosonic acid transferase; this encodes MTRVFYTLALYLLVPVMVLRLLWRSRQQSAYRQRLAERFGYVAARTDITRPCIWIHSVSVGETIAARPLVEHLLRTHPTHQLWITTTTPTGSDTVKRLYGTRVLHSYFPYDLPGALQRTLQRIQPQLVLIMETEIWPNLYHACQRQQIPLLLLNARLSQRSFQRYRKLQALTRPTLGTIRWIGARSTQDADYFQQLGADAARIGVCGNLKFALQIPADLRKNAQALKQTWGTRPVIVAGSTHAGEDEPLLRVFARLCEVVIPNALLVLVPRHPERFEAVYQHCVAAQFNTVRRSAGTPLSSTTQILLGDSMGELLLWYALADIAFIGGSLIPRGGHNPLEAAAFGVPLLSGQYTHNFTDLFPPLYANGGAIEVADETALYTQCLNWLQDNASRQQAGAQAANFFAQHQGVVECLMQHLSPYLAETR
- a CDS encoding aldo/keto reductase is translated as MEKRLVANTGIAVSPLGLGTVKFGRNQGVKYPQGFELPTDREVRELLALAFDLGINLLDTAPAYGLSEARIGKLLPNARHEWVIETKVGERFADGESHFDFSAAGTRQSVENSLRLLKTDYLDMVLIHSDGDDVRILREEAVLDTLLAMQQQGWIRTVGISSKTVEGALLAYELGCDVVMAAYNPVYTDELPVLEAAAAQHKAVLVKKAFASGHLDKLGASSGNPVEQALAFIFAQQGVTSVVLGTLNPKHLRDNVAIATALLNE